From the genome of Medicago truncatula cultivar Jemalong A17 chromosome 2, MtrunA17r5.0-ANR, whole genome shotgun sequence:
gttgaaggaaaattttagagagacaaaaacgaaaagtttgtatatttatagagattaaaaatatatttaaccccaTTATTAATGATTTTGAACCATTCAAGACGAGCTATAAGGGATTAAGAtaaacaacaactcatgtaacaTTTCGGCTGTTTTGTGGCTCCTCCGACTTATCGGTTGTTGAGTGGTGGGTGAATATGATCGTTTGATGCAACATATCATCTTCAGTTGCTTTTTTTATCTCCGTTGGTGGTAGTGAAAACTTGATTGTTTGCTGATTTTCCGTTAGGTGTTTtggtgtatttttattttctttctgaTGTAATACTTGCGATTTAAtcctttatttatatatagagaaatgatatatgtacaacaattttctaacaacttttgtgacaactttttctctcatactcacattatatttttactttctctctctgttgctttgattttcgtgtcAATACATGATTTTcttagtaaaaatataattgtcCATGTGGTTGTCAATCACaatgatgttcaaataacactgcTCTTCTATGtaatatattttgccattaaaaaaaaacaatctaaaAAAACACAAGGAACACCATAAGGGAGAGTACGCAACAAACACACCGTCCTAGGAAAAGAAAAACACCAAACGGTCATGCCTATGACAGAAAAAGAGTACCCACTAAAACATACACCTGCCTACATCGAGAATACTCTAATGAACTCCAAATCAGCACCCATGCATAGGCAGCCCCAAGCCAAACCTATGCAGTAGCAAGCTGTTGAAGACAGCAGATGCTCGtgcagcaaaaaaaaaaaaggaaatgataCGCACCTaaataaaattgagaataaaAAATAGGGATAAAAAGGTAAGTGGATTACTAATGTGTTTCATTTTATAGGATACACCTCAAATTGAGGGGAATGGAAAATTGACTAAATGAATGCCACTCATTGAGTGGTATTGGAccttttttacaaaaccaaacaatgAAATGTGTATCTATCTCACTCAATTCCATTTCATTCCATCACTCTCCATCAATTCAAACATAGCCTTAAAATTATTCACACAAATATCAGAATGAGGTTTTTTGGTTGTGTATTATCGGACCGCATCTTAAGAAATTTCTTTGTCGTATCTCAAAATCCTTGTATGTATGACTCCGTGtttgttataaatatagatCAGATACATCACTTACACAATGAACCTAACAAGTCAATTGTCTCttataatttcaaatttaactTATGTTTGTAACTGATTGTAGGTTCAGATCAGGTTGTGTTTAAATACCTACCTACAGTCATCTTGTAATTAGGTTTTTATATTGAGCTTAACTCATTTTTACAAAACTGGTTTGTGTATTTATAAACTCTAATTAGGTGTTGTCTTTATTCAATGTGAGACTTCGGTTTTTTTCAATGTAGTTCACGCTGTTTGTGTATGACTTTGTGGGCTAATCTATgtacttgttgtgctctggttTGGTTTATGATGAGTAGATTTTgccttgaagaaaaaaatattgcaagTGACTTGCAGAACCTTAGAATTTACGATTAACatagtttgtttgtttattcATGTATGGCTATGACAAGTTGTTTTCCAATTTCTATGCCATGTTTTCTAATTTCTATATACAAACCAACAAGACAGGAGCCTTACATTACATTTTTGTTCATTTATACTTTCATGATCTTAATTCCGGTAAATTTTACAATTTAGGTGGGTGATAGACTCTCAAGGGAACCTAAGCCCTCTGTGATATATTCTTCGGACCTTCAACGAGCTTTTGAAACAGCACAGATAATTGCATCCAAATGTGGAGGGGTGGAGGTTAGCAACCGGACTCATTTTTCTACATTTTGCATATTATCGATTCAATTGCTATAAGATAACAACTCACTCAAATAATTATAGACCAAAAAAATGCGAGCAATAATTGACGTGACATAATCggctaccaaaaaaaaaaatcacttcatATATTTGTATAATATTAGTTTTATATTGGCCacaaatattcaaattacaTAACCGACCACCAAAAAATGCGTCGGTGTAATATCGACAAAAAATAGGACGAACACCGACCAAAAACTGTCATAATCTATCTAACTAGACTAGTGATAGTGCATAATCTCCGTCTTCTTCCATGACTTCGAaatcttgttttggtttttccGGAGTGGGAGTGTCACAAATAATTGACTTGTGCTCATTTGTTGGTTTATTTGGCGGATTCGGCTCCTTAGACATGAGGTCATTGAAGGTGGCTTGTCTATCCATAAaagcaaaatatcatttctccgcCTCACCAATCTTGTTGTTACTCCATTCTTTCgaaaaaaacatgaagaaagTGGTCAGGAATTAAGCCAAGACACATTATATTAGAATGTGAGTTAAGTGGTGGAGCACCTCGGATTGGGAAATATGTCTCACATATACCTTTTTCTGACAAAGTCAATTGAACAACGGCTCTATTGAAGGAAGTTGCAATAATGTAACCCATATCCAGTAATTTCAACCACTTATCTTCAAGCGTAATTCTACTTTTACTTGTTGGAGGGTGTAAATCATCCAAGATAAATTTAAAACGCTCCTCGGTACCAAATACCAGCAAATAGTCACTCTTATGATTTTTCAACTCATGAATAAGTGCATTACGAACCAATATATGATTTTCCTCATCCATTCCCATGTGCCTAGCTATGACCCGGAATCCACAATTACCATCCCCATTAACATTCACAATTTCTTCAATGAAAGGTCTCATGATCATTGTCATTTGTAATGTATGGTATATTCAAAAAAGATTTTGAAGTAGGCGTCGAAGCTTGTGAGCAAGAGTAAGTGCCAAGACGTGCACCTTCACTCTTTGGAACCTTAATCTTGGGTTGTGAGGATTCACTATCGGGATTTTGAGAATCAACACGCTCCCACCTAGAGGGGATTCAACCCGTGGATGTTGATTTCAGTTTAGACCTCACCCTTTTAGATGCTCCCTTGGTTACCACTTTTTTTGGAGATGGAGACAACATTGTGTCCTCCGAAAATCCTATTTGACGCAACACTTCTTTGATGTGGAGTTTCATCTTGTAAGGGGCTCTTTTGAgactaggcatggcaatggggcgggatGGGGACGGATTTTGCCTTCCCCATCCCCATCCCCTACTCCCATATATTTCCTCGTTACACTACCCATACCTAACgggaatgaaaaattgaatctcatcACCGTCCCCGCactgaatcaattttttttaattaaaaaaagtttttttaaactTCAATGGTAATGTTATgatgcattatccaacaatttgCGCTCATTTTAACATTTCCTTATCGAACAATTCAGTTGCTCCTTTAACTATCAATGAAAGTTCTTATATCATGTtaattatcaaaccaaataacatagcATATCATTATATACCccctcaacaaaaacaaaaatatgacatTTCTACATTCGGgtagggtttgggtatgggttcggagTGGGTACATATATCcccgttacccgtcccatacctGTATTTTTAAATAGGggaaaacccatacccaaacctaGTCAAACcggggaaaacccgtcaaatcgGAGCTGGTTTGGGTGGGTACCCATGGGCacgggttttgttgccatgcctattTGAGACGTTCTTGAATGATGTTTCATTCCTTCGTAACGGAAAAATGTTCATCAACCTCTTCTCCATGTACACTTAACCTTTGCCAATGAGGGTGTACTTCATCCAATATAATAggcaattttttctttctcttcatgGCAATAATACATGCACAAGGCAACCCGTAGCTTGTCATTTGCACATAACCACAATCTTCTTTATCAAAGTTGAATGTCCTAGAGCGTGCTAATTTGTCATCCATAAAACCCAATGCGTGCCcataaattgtcttttaaaataCTAATCAAATATGTCATCTAAATTGAATTTAAGAGCATACACAACGGAGATACTCATTTTTTGGAACTTAAATGGATCTCACGTGTACAcatcactcatttataattttttgatagactatttaattttaaaaaagtgtgGGTCCCACTTAAGATTGGAGGTCTTAAGACTCCATATCTTATAAGACCCCAATAATTTTTCTCCTCAATGGAATAGTATCCAATCTTAAATATTTAAGACTTCGCAATTGTGGATTtctaagagcatccacaatggtagTTCCCTAACAAGGACTCCTTAAATGGACCCCACGTGACACATcacttatattttaataaaagtacaTATTAAGGATTCAATGACTTCAATAGCAATACACTAACAAGGACTATAATGAAATGTGCTTAAATATGTTCCAGTATCTttacatcattaaacaaaaataatttacctATTACTCATTTTTACAAGTGGGACTAAGTAGTACACATTTTATTACTCCTTTATGCAAGTGGAACCAAGTAGTACACATTTCATTCCTTTTTAAAACGTGAGACCCGTTAGTTACCCAGAAGATGGAGAATCCTTATATAGTTGCTCGTTCCTTAACGGGaactcattttttctttcttcaatggAGGGTCCTTAATAGGGAGCGGTCCTTATTAAGTAAGGACCCCCGTTGGAGATGCTCTAAGATGTGTTGGGACAATTTGACATAAAATTCAAacgttattttgtttttccctTCCAACCCATTCCTGAATGTTACCGTTACACCACTAACGTCTCTTTCCATTTCTATTACAtcttattcaattttttcatttcaaatcttcaacacaaaaacctcaacaaatcaaaatcaaattcttcCATTCTATTACATTGATCGAACAAAAATCAttctcaaacaacaacaatggcACTTAGACCTATTGACAACGCTCTTCCAACAATAACCCAAGAAAGACCCAAAAAACAACCTAAAATCGCTCTCTCAACCCAAAAACCACAACATTCTTCCAACGATGAAAATCAAATCCCATTGGAACCCACCATTGATTATATTTCATCTGATAACCTTAAACCCATGTCAGATCCTGAAGCTCAGATTCAAGTAAGcataaaaattcaatctttttttgtttcaaatgaatttttttacttgTGATTTGGTATTGAGTTTTTGAAATCTTTAAAATTGCAGAGTTTGATTGAAGATTTGGACTCAAAAAACTGGGTCAAGGTTTGCGAGTCGTTGAACGATGTTAGGCGATTTGCATTGTTCAATTCGTCTCTTCTATTACCCATTTTGTAAGGATTGATTTTTGTGTGTATATTTTGttaaagttttgaaatttttgttatgGGTTGAATTGGGTTTGGATGAATTTTGTTTCTGATGTGAAGCTTGTGTGATTAGGGATAAAATTGTGTTGGTGGTGGTGAAGGCAATGAAGAATCCTCGTAGTGCTTTATGCAAAACCTCTATTATGGCTGCTTCTGATATTTTCAATGCTTTTGGTGATAAATTGTTTGATCCTTCCATTTCTGAGGCATTTGATGGCTTGGTATGTTGAATCAATTCTGCTCCTGTGTGTTCTGTTTagtgttttaaaaattgaaccgAATTAGACCTGGTTGAACCTTGTACTGGACAGCTCGATCATGATTCTGTCATGATTCAAGCTGTTTATGGAAGATGAAATATGACTAGGAGGTCTTGTTATATGGATGTCTGATTCCGTTTTTGGTTGATTTTCAACAGCTGTTGCAGCTGCTGCTGAAATCTTCTCAGGATAAAAAATTTGTGTGTGAAGAAGCTGATAGGGCACTTGGATCAATGGTGGAATCCATGACACCTCTTCCATTGCTTCAGAAACTAAGGTTATCTGTGAGTCACAAAAACCTTAGGATCAGGGCTAAAGCTGCTGTTTCTCTATCCAAATGTGTCTCCAAAATGGTAAAGTTTGGTACTCCATTTGAATTATGATATGATGTAGTGTTATTtattttgagtttaattttgatacatggTCTAGGTAGAAAGTTTTATACTGTCAACAAATCACAACCAATTAACGATCCGATggtgtatatgaattatatcAATTTGTTTTATTGGTGTTTTTGGGTTTATGTATGTTTCTAAAGAGTATTATGTCAGCAGGGAATTGAGGAAATGGAGGAGTTTGGGATGGAAAAGTTGATTGAAGTTGCAGCTGATTTAGTGAATGATAGACTCCCAGAGGCAAGAGATGCAGCAAGAAGTATTGCAACTTCAGTGTACGAGGCAATCATTAAGGATGTGGAAGAGGAACAGAAGATGGAGGTGTGGCAGAGTTTCTGCCACTCTAAGCTAACACTAATTAATGCTCTTTCAATTTTGAAGATAGTTAAACTTTAGAATTGGCAAAGTATTTATTTTGTGTACGTTTGCTCATACTTGAGGCATATTTAGAAGTTTAGCCTTTATTTGTGGCAGTGCTCATGGTTCTACATGAGCAGCCATTGGCAAATAAgatttcattttgtttgatgTAGCTACATTGCTTTTATATatagttattttataattataaaataataatggttttccatttttaaagaaatttagaTTAAGAGGTGGGAAGTTAGAGAAAAATGTCAATCTCATCAAGAATTTCCAATGAAATTTAAGTGTAACTTATCATAATTTatcaattacaaaataaaagattagAACTCAAGTCAGAGTTGGTGTAAGGTGAGGGTCTAACCATTTGTGTCTATCATAATTGGTTTAATCTGTGGCAATGCTCATTAACaactaaatttcattttatttgatgTAGCTCATTAACAATTCTTATGAATAAAAGGTTTAACCATTTGTGTCAACCACGATTTACTTGATGGTTCCctattttgttttcaagttGTATGACTTAAGGCTGCATATCCTAGACTCTCAATAGGTAAAATACAATCTCTAtcataaaattgttaaaaatatatttaccaaCCTcggcataaaaaaataaaattgtccttaaaatttgtaataaagaaattaagattaacaatttttctttttaggatTAACCACTATTTTATATTCAGAGAAACTTTGCTACTACGACAAATATATGATGGTTATACACATAACCTTCTTaatgtgaaaaatataataaattgatatATTCTTTTACGTgataagagaaagagaaaaaataaaccatgaacccccaaaaaagaaaaaaacttgaagTGTGAGTTTGAAAATCAAATGGTCTTAACCACCAAATCACATATTTGGTCAATGCCACAAAGTGTGTGTGCAGGGGCGGGGCCACGTTAGACTCAGGGTGTTGAATCCCCTCAATATTTATGCTCTGCACCGTATTTCACTGAAATTGCACTCATCATGATCATTATGAGTACTCTACCAAGTAGTGAGATATTACAAATAAcaactaaattaaattaaaatattacttttcttttctaagtagacaaaacaacaaataacGATTGAAATTCTCACACGCAAGTGAAGGGGTTGGATTTTAAACCGGATTACAACATTTGATTTAAACGGTGATTTAAAgttaatgtatattttaaaaatatttatttatgttgaaattgattaaagtgtagtccatatttaattattatgggatatggttgtaattcaagcatttaATAGGAGAtgagagtataaattttacttttcaaggaatgagagtgtatattttaacataaaatagaaagagagtgtaattcaagcatctttaagGGAGGAGATTGTAATTTACGCTAAATTTTTCTAccctaaattatttttattagtaaTAACAACTAGATTTTTGACTCGTGCTCCGCTCgggtttattgtaaagggattgacatacgaataataaaatgcaatatataattgataacagtgaaaaaaataagttgtaagATCACGTCTTTTCATTTGCAAAGCTCTAAATatcaatatatgatttttgtgttgtgtgtgaaatttttacacggtttagtttttttttttttttgagataaaCACGTTTAGGGCTtggtatatataaccaagtttacatgaaaattagggtagccgagtttgcatggaaattagagtattctgtttgtaaacgtattaaatatgtgtagaaaatattataaaaaaaggcaacaagatatgaatgaaataaaggcatgaaattggttcaataaaaaaaagtgtacaaaatattgtaaaaaaaaatgacatgaaattagtgcgatgaatttttctaatactgtgtacaaaatattgtaaaaaaaaaaaggcaaaatgATAGGAATTAAATTTGTGCGATccatttttacaatattaaataagtgtacaaaatatttccttaaatgtacaaaaatatttccttaaaaaaaaaagtgtacaaaaaattgtcaaaaaaaaaatccaaaaaaaagtataaaatagaaggcataaaaaaaaaggcaagaggatatgaatgaaattggtgcgatccattattttagtattaaataagtgtacaaaatatttccttaGAAAATAAAGTgtacaaaaaattgtcaaaataaaaaaaaaatatataaaatagaagATATCAAACGTGATCATATcctcatagtttctagaacaaacgtgcaacatcaaataaacgtagaaaatatttccttaagaaaaggcaagaggataagaataaaattgatgcgatgcatttttttaagttaaattgaaaaaaattagattaaattgCTGCAAAcgtatcaaataaataaaagtaacaaaaaaacaaaaaacagaaagaaaaaagaaagtgtggGTTCGTTTATCCGAATGATATTGTGTTTACATTTCCCTCGCAGGTTGTTAGGTTGAGCAGCCAGCACTGAAGTGAAATGAGTGGAGTGTAGATGCCGTTTATCACCTCAAATTCCTCTCTTCAATGGAAACCACTTTCGCTCTCTTCATGCAAACCTCTTCTTACAGGGTCACTcactatctatctatctatcttgTTTCCATTCAAACCACGCTCTTTCTTCCATTCTATCCATAATTCTCTTCAAATTTGATTTCCCCTACTTTCTATGTTTTCGATTATTTTACACTGTTTCTGATAATGGgtcacttttgtttttgttactaAATTGCTCTGTCAACTTAACCTTGTTGCAGATTATGTGTTCGATAAATTgccaaacagatttttttttagttaagtttTATCATTGCAAAACTAAATGTTTACTTTGTGAAAAtgcttttgttttcatttttaaaatatatgtttattttaactCGTTTGTTAAAAGATAAGAGACTTTTGAAGTGAACTATGGCGATGGAGAGAAGATAAAATGTTAGCTAAGGATGATGCATTTCTGGAAATAATGATAATAGCTATCTTGACATTTTCATTGTTTCTGGTAACGCAAGATATTGTTCACTTAGaaattctcttttcttcttgttaACAAATAGAACGAATACACATTTTAGGAAAATGTAGACCGGAAATGTTTTCTCAATTCAAATGGACCTGATAAATTTAAAAGTAAAGGAGCTTTGATTGTTCTTGTATTGATCTACTCTTGTTGGGAACAATCTTTAACTTTGCAATTTCTATTAAGCTTTTAAGTGTGGTGAAAAGGAATCTATTACATTGATTGACTGATTTATGTAGCCAAAAAGCTTGATAGTTGTTGTTTTAATGTTTCAGATGCTCTCAAGAAATGCTTTTTTAACGCCCATGAGAATGAATTCCATTGGTTTGTATCATTCTCGGGGAATCCCATCAGCTAAAGTACTatcactttcaaaattttcaaactaTTGTACTCATTCAAAGGATGATGTCAGTTCTTCAAAGAGAAGATCACGGGGGCCTGTTATGGCCGGGAAGAAGGCTGCAGAAGGTAGCATGTCTGCtatttcacatatattttcagttttttaaacACATCATGACTTGTTAGGTTAATTAAAGAGAATAAACATGCATTTCCAAGGTTAGTTACATAACCTGCCTTTACTTTAGGAATCAAGCAAGATGAGAGTAAATACAAGCACACTGTTGATCTTCCCAAGACAGGATTTGGTATGAGAGCAAATTCTTCCGCAAGGGAGCCTGAAATTCAGAAAATATGGGAGGATaatcaagtatttaaaagagTTGCGGACAAAAATAGTGGAGTAAGTTCTTGACTTCCCCTTAGATTTCCCATAGTAGTTATTTGAACTTACTAATATGCTTCAACACCTTGATCAGGGAAACTTCATTCTTCATGACGGTCCTCCATATGCAAATGGTGATCTTCACATTGGCCATgccttaaataaaattttgaaggatattaTAAATCGTTATAAGGTATCATTTTCTTCCTTTGAACCTAGGCTTTCAGTTTGTTGCTGTCGCACTTGATACAAACCATATTCATGTTTCAAGTCTGTTAGCATTTGGCACATGTATACTCtagtgatatttatttttttttgctaatgcACTTCTGTATAAGAACTAAtattttgctgtttttttttttttttatgggcaGCTCCTTCAAAACTATAAAGTTCATTTTGTGCCTGGATGGGATTGTCATGGCCTACCAATTGAATTAAAAGgtaagaatttttttcttaGTAGCATTGTGATGATGGCTGGCTCTGGTTTGTGATTGTGTTCAATAAAAGTATTgcactaaattttattttacatgtttGCAACATGTCATTTCCAAGCATGTAGATAGTTCTTGgtgtaatatttattaataaatacaccttccGGTCtcgaatataaataaaaataactaaaatcaTGCCGATTAAGAATGTTAGTTAACCTCATTAAATTTCTTAAtatcatcaaaaaataaatttgattttctaaacTTGGTTATGTGTTCACACTGTTGAATAAAGACATGATATAATGACAGAAATTGAAAATTCTCAACTTTCCTTATGTTTGCTTTTGCccccttttatttcattttcttaaactaAAAGTTCACGACTTTAtgtgcatattgcatttcagCTTGTATCCATTATTACATTCTT
Proteins encoded in this window:
- the LOC25488130 gene encoding TOG array regulator of axonemal microtubules protein 2, coding for MALRPIDNALPTITQERPKKQPKIALSTQKPQHSSNDENQIPLEPTIDYISSDNLKPMSDPEAQIQSLIEDLDSKNWVKVCESLNDVRRFALFNSSLLLPILDKIVLVVVKAMKNPRSALCKTSIMAASDIFNAFGDKLFDPSISEAFDGLLLQLLLKSSQDKKFVCEEADRALGSMVESMTPLPLLQKLRLSVSHKNLRIRAKAAVSLSKCVSKMGIEEMEEFGMEKLIEVAADLVNDRLPEARDAARSIATSVYEAIIKDVEEEQKMEVWQSFCHSKLTLINALSILKIVKL